The following are encoded together in the Desulfococcus multivorans genome:
- the lptG gene encoding LPS export ABC transporter permease LptG produces MKIIDRYIRQRFLQSFFLIILILAVLFSFFEFLSQLDDVGRGDYRLADAVRYVALTLPKRLLDLMPISTLLGGIIALGMLADGNELLGMQASGISVRRISISVLGAGLLLMVGAGVLAEIAVPIWEQEARNARAQAIAGADVTVVRQGFWARRKTVFIHVDQMLSHGLAADIDIFEFNSNGRLERLIQARSADIGDDKQWILHGVSMKQITEQGFSSTEVPSMTLDSFLSAEQIDLLTLPPHSLSTPDLTRYIRALDESGQSVAPYSLALWRKLGMPLTTGAMVLFCLSFIFGSTRSQSAGYRITIGAFVGISLYLLDRLSVNLGLLLNIPPWVTAMVPVVVISGVAFWRLRAVM; encoded by the coding sequence TTGAAAATTATCGATCGTTACATCAGGCAGCGATTTCTGCAGAGTTTTTTTCTGATCATCTTGATTCTCGCGGTCCTGTTCAGTTTTTTTGAATTCCTGTCCCAGCTGGACGATGTGGGACGCGGCGACTACCGTCTGGCCGATGCCGTCCGCTATGTGGCCCTGACCCTGCCCAAGCGTCTCCTCGATCTGATGCCCATCAGCACGCTGCTGGGCGGCATCATCGCCCTGGGGATGTTGGCTGACGGCAATGAACTTCTCGGGATGCAGGCTTCCGGGATTTCGGTCAGGCGGATATCGATATCGGTGTTGGGCGCCGGACTGCTGTTGATGGTCGGAGCGGGCGTGCTTGCCGAAATCGCCGTGCCGATCTGGGAGCAGGAGGCCCGCAATGCCCGCGCCCAGGCCATTGCCGGTGCAGACGTCACGGTCGTCCGTCAGGGGTTCTGGGCGCGGCGAAAGACCGTTTTCATCCATGTCGACCAAATGCTGAGCCACGGTCTGGCAGCCGATATCGACATCTTTGAATTCAATTCCAACGGACGGCTGGAGCGTCTTATCCAGGCCCGATCCGCCGATATCGGTGACGACAAGCAATGGATCCTGCATGGCGTTTCAATGAAACAGATTACAGAACAGGGTTTTTCATCAACAGAAGTCCCGTCGATGACACTGGATTCCTTTCTCAGCGCGGAACAGATCGACCTGCTCACACTACCCCCTCATAGCCTCTCCACCCCTGACCTGACGCGGTACATCCGGGCTCTCGACGAGAGCGGCCAGAGCGTTGCGCCTTATTCACTCGCCTTGTGGCGGAAACTCGGCATGCCGTTGACCACTGGGGCCATGGTCCTCTTTTGCCTCAGCTTCATCTTCGGATCCACCCGGAGTCAGAGCGCCGGATACCGTATTACCATCGGGGCTTTTGTGGGGATCTCTCTGTATCTGCTCGATCGGTTGAGCGTGAACCTGGGATTGCTTCTGAACATTCCGCCATGGGTTACGGCAATGGTGCCGGTCGTTGTTATATCCGGCGTCGCGTTTTGGCGGTTGAGGGCTGTTATGTAA
- a CDS encoding NAD-dependent epimerase/dehydratase family protein translates to MRSPSRPIAVTGATGFIGGAVARRLSAQGWRVRALIRPRSIHKSTDGISVDWVTGDLEDAESLRRLVDGVEAVIHCAGVVRGRTSADFDRVNADGVARLVHLAAQQHPQPRFLLVSSLAAREPGLSDYAASKRKGETILATLSGGMPWAVVRPPAVYGPGDREIRPLLEWMQRGIAPVMGYADRRLSLLYVSDLADALIRLLERKTAVHRAYELHDGRTGGYSWPEIVDVVETVAVQPIRRFRIPSPVLMLAAVLNLAGSRILKRAPMLTPGKVREMYHLDWIADNGPLNADTGWAPKISLSEGFRRTLMAGESTAIRHRLEKERLKPSSPQTKDGGSHLRTKTVSINCVGTTGKLKN, encoded by the coding sequence TTGAGATCCCCATCCCGACCTATCGCCGTCACAGGTGCGACCGGTTTTATCGGCGGTGCCGTAGCGCGACGCCTTTCGGCCCAGGGGTGGCGTGTCCGGGCCCTGATCCGACCCCGGTCGATCCATAAATCAACCGATGGTATTTCAGTGGATTGGGTAACGGGCGATCTGGAAGACGCGGAAAGTCTCCGGCGGCTGGTCGACGGCGTCGAGGCGGTGATCCATTGCGCCGGCGTCGTTCGAGGAAGAACTTCGGCCGATTTTGATCGTGTCAATGCAGACGGCGTGGCACGACTGGTCCATTTGGCGGCCCAGCAACATCCGCAACCCCGCTTTTTGCTGGTTTCCTCACTTGCCGCACGGGAACCCGGCCTTTCGGATTACGCCGCAAGCAAACGCAAAGGGGAGACGATTCTGGCAACTCTGTCAGGCGGCATGCCGTGGGCGGTGGTTCGGCCGCCGGCGGTCTACGGCCCTGGAGACCGTGAGATCCGCCCCCTTCTGGAATGGATGCAACGGGGCATTGCCCCTGTCATGGGATATGCCGACAGGCGACTCTCGCTGCTTTACGTCTCGGATCTGGCCGACGCCCTGATCCGACTTCTGGAGCGGAAAACAGCCGTCCACCGTGCCTATGAGTTGCACGACGGCCGAACGGGCGGTTATTCCTGGCCGGAGATTGTCGATGTCGTGGAAACCGTTGCTGTTCAGCCCATTCGCCGTTTCAGGATCCCGAGTCCCGTCCTGATGCTGGCTGCGGTTCTCAATCTTGCGGGATCTCGTATTCTGAAACGAGCGCCGATGCTGACGCCGGGAAAGGTCAGAGAGATGTATCACCTCGACTGGATAGCCGACAACGGCCCATTGAACGCCGACACCGGATGGGCGCCCAAAATCAGCCTCTCCGAAGGGTTTCGCCGAACGCTGATGGCCGGGGAATCCACCGCTATCCGGCATCGCCTCGAGAAAGAGCGGTTAAAACCATCATCTCCGCAGACGAAAGACGGCGGCAGTCATCTCCGGACGAAAACAGTGTCGATCAATTGCGTCGGCACTACAGGAAAGCTCAAAAATTGA
- a CDS encoding acyl carrier protein: MEIDDKVYERIMEILKPLVPEGVTAGMETDLTVDLGFDSLKVMKLLEDLEDGFDISIPISILPEVRTVQDLMHQIQKLSQPGT, encoded by the coding sequence ATGGAAATAGACGATAAGGTATATGAACGGATCATGGAAATTCTGAAGCCGCTGGTCCCCGAAGGCGTGACGGCCGGAATGGAGACCGACCTGACGGTAGACCTGGGTTTCGATTCATTGAAAGTGATGAAGCTTCTCGAGGATCTGGAGGACGGCTTCGATATCTCAATCCCCATCAGCATATTGCCGGAAGTCCGCACGGTGCAGGATCTGATGCACCAGATTCAGAAACTCTCTCAACCCGGAACATGA
- a CDS encoding metallophosphoesterase family protein, with amino-acid sequence MPLYDPPPAQDDSRTDIGLVARTRFLLAHVSDPHMAWRCRVSWRDLIGKRILGYLGWRLRRCAEHREEILTALREDLARIAPDHIAVTGDLTHLGLSQEFENARRWLERLGDPSQVTVVPGNHDAYTGADRHRGFVLWQSYMASDDSHPPERWAGSPNLFPTVRLRGSVLLIGVNTAHPTPPHLATGTIGNFQLRRLESILKAAAGRRLFRVILIHHPPLADIVSHRKRLTDASALQCLIGRYGIEMILHGHSHKHTHRILKTASGTTLVAGMPSASALGRTPERRARYAIHDIRPVCGGWQVVTTERVYAAVGNYFFTEAHRCMHMASSKH; translated from the coding sequence ATGCCGCTTTACGACCCACCGCCGGCCCAGGACGATTCCCGGACCGATATCGGCCTCGTCGCCCGGACGCGATTCCTTCTGGCCCACGTTTCCGATCCTCACATGGCCTGGCGATGCCGGGTTTCCTGGCGCGATCTCATCGGCAAGCGGATCCTGGGGTATCTGGGATGGCGGCTGCGCCGCTGCGCCGAACACAGGGAGGAGATACTCACCGCGCTCCGGGAAGATCTTGCAAGGATAGCGCCGGATCATATCGCCGTAACCGGCGACCTGACCCATCTGGGTCTGTCCCAGGAATTCGAAAACGCCCGGAGATGGTTGGAGCGTCTCGGTGACCCCTCCCAGGTTACCGTAGTTCCCGGAAACCACGATGCGTATACCGGGGCGGACCGGCATCGAGGCTTCGTCCTCTGGCAGAGCTACATGGCCTCGGACGATTCTCATCCGCCGGAGAGATGGGCAGGCTCCCCGAATCTGTTTCCAACAGTGCGACTCCGGGGATCGGTCCTCCTGATCGGCGTGAACACGGCCCATCCCACCCCGCCGCATCTCGCCACCGGCACCATCGGAAATTTCCAGTTGAGGCGTCTGGAAAGCATCCTGAAAGCTGCCGCCGGCCGGCGGTTGTTCCGCGTCATTCTCATTCATCATCCCCCGCTGGCCGACATCGTCAGCCACCGCAAGCGTCTCACGGACGCATCCGCGCTTCAGTGTCTGATCGGGCGATACGGCATCGAGATGATTCTTCATGGTCATTCCCACAAACATACCCACAGGATATTGAAAACAGCCTCAGGTACGACTCTTGTCGCCGGCATGCCGTCGGCATCCGCTCTGGGCCGAACCCCAGAGCGACGGGCGCGCTACGCCATCCACGACATCCGCCCCGTCTGCGGCGGCTGGCAAGTGGTGACGACCGAACGGGTTTATGCCGCGGTCGGCAATTATTTTTTCACGGAGGCACACCGGTGCATGCACATGGCAAGTTCAAAACACTGA
- the spt gene encoding serine palmitoyltransferase — MKIFDKFQPLAETRQRMSETGGTFFNIVMDEVLSATEAVINGRRVILAGSNNYLGLSFNQECIQAACQATREAGTGTTGSRMANGTLAGHLALEKELSDFFGRRGTIVFSTGYIANLAMLSTIVGQGEVILLDADCHASIYDGCRLGAAEVIRFRHNDPEDLEKRLKRLEKRRTNVLIVVEGLYSMMGDQAPLAEIAGLKSQYGAYLLVDEAHSLGVLGANGRGLAEASGVEESVDFVVGTFSKSLGTIGGFCTSNHPELDLLRYASRPYVFTASSAPSIIASTRTALGIIRSHPELRRRLWDGANHLYQRLKTSGFRLGPEPGPVIAARFDDVDRAFAAWNGLLEGGVYVNMVLPPATPDGGALLRCSLNAEHTRSQIDRIGDAYSALKHYA; from the coding sequence ATGAAAATTTTCGATAAGTTTCAGCCGCTGGCCGAGACACGGCAGAGGATGTCCGAAACCGGGGGTACTTTTTTCAATATCGTGATGGATGAGGTGCTTTCCGCCACCGAGGCCGTTATCAACGGTCGCCGGGTCATTCTGGCCGGGTCCAATAATTATCTGGGTTTGTCATTCAACCAGGAGTGCATCCAGGCCGCTTGTCAAGCGACCCGGGAAGCAGGGACCGGGACCACCGGATCACGAATGGCCAACGGCACCCTGGCGGGCCATCTGGCGCTGGAAAAGGAGCTGTCCGATTTTTTCGGTCGACGCGGCACCATTGTCTTCTCCACCGGATACATCGCGAACCTGGCGATGCTTTCGACAATAGTGGGCCAGGGAGAGGTGATCCTCCTGGACGCCGATTGTCATGCCAGCATTTATGACGGCTGCCGGCTGGGAGCTGCCGAAGTGATCCGCTTTCGTCACAATGATCCGGAGGACCTCGAAAAGCGTCTGAAGCGCCTGGAGAAACGCCGCACCAATGTTTTGATCGTCGTCGAAGGACTATACAGCATGATGGGCGACCAGGCCCCGCTGGCCGAAATCGCCGGGCTGAAATCGCAATACGGGGCATACCTGCTCGTAGACGAGGCCCATTCCCTGGGTGTGCTCGGCGCCAACGGTCGGGGGCTTGCGGAAGCTTCGGGTGTCGAGGAAAGCGTCGATTTCGTGGTCGGCACCTTCAGCAAAAGTCTCGGCACCATCGGCGGATTCTGCACCAGCAACCATCCGGAGCTCGATCTGCTCCGATATGCCAGTCGGCCGTATGTATTCACGGCATCCTCCGCCCCGTCGATCATCGCATCCACCCGGACGGCGCTCGGGATCATTCGTTCGCATCCGGAGCTGCGCCGGAGACTATGGGACGGCGCCAACCATCTCTATCAACGCCTGAAGACGAGCGGGTTCCGCCTGGGACCCGAACCCGGCCCTGTCATCGCAGCCCGTTTCGACGACGTGGATCGGGCATTCGCCGCCTGGAACGGTCTTCTGGAAGGCGGCGTCTACGTCAACATGGTGCTGCCGCCGGCGACACCCGACGGCGGGGCGCTTCTCCGATGCAGCCTGAATGCCGAGCATACCCGGTCACAGATCGACCGGATCGGCGACGCGTATTCTGCCCTCAAACACTACGCTTAA
- a CDS encoding CDP-alcohol phosphatidyltransferase family protein, translated as MKREENNMTLSVCFFAESPVKIWGMTCRERMVRVLGAMGGVRIVADLAVLHANAPVLILRADHLIDDRLIHYLAATPDMLLLNEDGGEKTAVAAHVSGSIAHQTHTAMTDPEKPLPPGVRIQTLDSLALSFQEKLRKFDPPFVLPVSADRQRRLERGLFAWSYKGVTDLVTKWVWPHPAQWAVRQCVRLGIQPNHVTLTSLILVVLAGGLFIRGQYGWGLAVAWVMTFLDTVDGKLARVTVTASRFGHYFDHLIDLFSPPVWYMLWGLGLKYAYPGGLFYALDRVIWLMLIGYVAGRLVELTFKKCLGRFDIFCWQPMDSCFRLVTARRNPCLILLTFFTLWGRPDLGLLAVAFWTLLSSVFLLLRLAWASLIRIREGSLTTWFVDARRSRDLNSPAVRWFIRGTPD; from the coding sequence ATGAAGAGAGAAGAGAACAATATGACGTTATCCGTCTGCTTTTTTGCGGAGAGCCCTGTCAAAATATGGGGTATGACATGCCGGGAGCGCATGGTGCGGGTTCTGGGGGCCATGGGCGGCGTTCGCATCGTGGCTGACCTTGCCGTGCTTCATGCCAATGCGCCGGTGCTGATCCTCAGGGCCGACCACCTGATCGACGATCGGCTGATCCATTACCTGGCAGCAACCCCGGACATGCTGCTTTTAAATGAAGACGGAGGGGAGAAGACGGCTGTCGCGGCCCATGTGTCCGGCAGCATCGCCCATCAGACCCATACCGCCATGACGGATCCTGAAAAGCCTTTGCCGCCCGGTGTCCGAATCCAGACCCTGGACAGCCTGGCTCTCTCTTTTCAGGAAAAATTACGAAAATTCGATCCCCCTTTTGTCCTGCCCGTCTCAGCCGATCGGCAAAGACGCCTGGAACGAGGGCTGTTTGCCTGGTCCTACAAGGGCGTCACCGATCTGGTGACCAAATGGGTCTGGCCCCATCCGGCCCAATGGGCTGTCCGGCAGTGTGTGCGTCTGGGAATTCAGCCGAACCATGTCACCCTGACGAGTCTGATCCTGGTCGTCCTCGCGGGTGGTCTGTTCATACGGGGCCAATATGGTTGGGGGTTGGCAGTGGCATGGGTGATGACCTTTCTGGATACGGTCGACGGAAAACTGGCCCGGGTGACCGTGACCGCCAGCCGTTTCGGCCATTATTTCGACCATCTGATCGACCTTTTCAGTCCGCCCGTCTGGTATATGCTATGGGGTCTGGGGCTGAAATATGCTTATCCGGGCGGACTGTTCTATGCGCTTGACAGGGTCATCTGGCTGATGCTGATCGGGTATGTCGCCGGGCGTCTGGTGGAACTGACGTTTAAAAAATGTTTGGGCCGATTCGACATTTTCTGCTGGCAGCCCATGGATTCCTGTTTCAGGCTGGTGACTGCCCGGCGCAATCCCTGCCTGATCCTCTTGACCTTTTTTACGCTGTGGGGGCGGCCGGATCTCGGACTGTTGGCGGTGGCTTTCTGGACGTTGCTGAGCAGCGTTTTTTTGTTGTTGCGGTTGGCATGGGCATCCCTGATCAGAATCCGGGAGGGGTCGCTGACCACTTGGTTTGTGGATGCACGCCGGTCGAGGGACCTGAACTCCCCGGCCGTTCGCTGGTTTATCCGCGGCACACCGGATTGA
- a CDS encoding fatty acyl-AMP ligase: MEATPTENTIPLRSGDFSTLTDALDYAASGTTGFNFFTGRGSLSSVLTYADLREASRILARRLTALGAARGARVAIVADTHPDVVRFFFACQYAGLTPVPLPAQIQLNGRSAYVGQIERLLSICRAEFAVATDDFMPFLTEAAARSKIRFFGSPGDFDDLPASGLDPTPSRPDELAYLQYTSGSTRFPRGVMITQKTVLNNLRIILKYGIRIRSEDRAVSWLPYFHDMGLVGLLLAPMAGQISVDFLNTRDFAMRPRLWLKLMSENRATISFSPPFGYDLVARRLRDDDASGYNLASWRVAGVGAELIRTASLTRFADRLRPSGFDPRAFLPCYGMAECSLAVCFGALGAGVRQDHVNADLLAKSREAAPAPPDDKTVRTNTFVNCGAPLPGYEVEIRDASGRVLPERRCGVLHVRGSSVMSGYFGDLKATRDVLSPEGWLNTGDLAYRVGQDVFITGRAKDLIIVNGRNIWPQDIEYLAESQPEIRTGDASAFSCLSATGEEKAVVMIQCRESDPARRQELTERLNRIIREELGIACVIELVPRNTLIRTTSGKPSRHGTRKVYLEQIAAQSSSIGNTHAAAAPGQRQAV, encoded by the coding sequence ATGGAGGCAACGCCAACAGAAAATACCATACCATTGCGAAGCGGTGATTTTTCAACACTGACGGACGCCTTGGATTATGCTGCCAGTGGAACTACCGGATTTAACTTCTTTACGGGAAGGGGCAGCCTGTCATCGGTGCTGACCTATGCAGACCTGCGTGAGGCTTCGCGTATCCTGGCTCGGCGGCTCACCGCCCTGGGGGCGGCCCGAGGCGCGCGTGTTGCAATAGTGGCGGATACCCATCCGGACGTTGTGCGCTTTTTCTTCGCCTGTCAATATGCCGGTCTGACACCGGTTCCCCTGCCGGCCCAGATTCAGTTGAACGGCCGCAGCGCCTACGTGGGGCAGATCGAACGGCTGCTGTCGATCTGCCGGGCTGAGTTCGCCGTTGCCACGGACGATTTTATGCCCTTTTTGACCGAGGCCGCCGCCCGATCAAAGATCCGCTTTTTCGGAAGTCCCGGAGATTTCGACGATCTTCCGGCATCGGGCCTCGATCCGACGCCCTCGCGACCGGACGAACTGGCGTATCTGCAGTATACATCAGGCAGCACGCGTTTTCCCCGAGGGGTGATGATCACCCAGAAGACGGTTCTGAACAACCTCCGGATCATTCTCAAGTACGGCATCAGGATCCGATCCGAAGACCGTGCCGTATCGTGGCTTCCCTATTTCCACGACATGGGTCTGGTGGGCCTGTTGCTGGCGCCTATGGCCGGCCAGATTTCCGTCGATTTCCTGAACACCCGTGATTTCGCGATGCGGCCCCGCCTGTGGCTCAAACTCATGTCCGAAAACCGGGCGACGATATCCTTCAGTCCCCCGTTCGGTTACGATCTGGTCGCCCGGCGTCTTCGGGACGACGACGCAAGCGGCTACAACCTGGCCTCGTGGCGTGTGGCCGGGGTCGGCGCCGAACTGATCCGAACGGCGTCACTCACCCGTTTTGCCGACCGACTCAGACCCAGCGGATTCGATCCCCGCGCCTTCCTACCCTGTTACGGTATGGCCGAATGCTCGCTTGCGGTCTGTTTCGGCGCCTTGGGCGCCGGGGTCCGGCAGGATCACGTCAATGCCGATCTTCTTGCGAAAAGCCGGGAGGCCGCACCGGCACCGCCCGACGACAAAACGGTGCGGACAAACACATTCGTCAATTGCGGCGCCCCCCTTCCCGGCTACGAAGTCGAGATACGGGATGCGTCGGGTCGGGTGCTCCCCGAACGGCGATGCGGTGTTCTGCACGTTCGGGGGTCGAGCGTCATGTCGGGCTATTTCGGCGATCTCAAGGCCACCCGCGACGTCCTCTCTCCCGAGGGGTGGCTCAATACGGGGGATCTTGCTTACCGCGTCGGACAGGACGTCTTTATCACGGGACGCGCAAAAGATCTGATCATTGTCAACGGCCGCAATATCTGGCCTCAGGATATCGAATACCTGGCCGAGAGCCAGCCGGAAATCCGCACGGGAGACGCCTCGGCCTTCTCGTGCCTCTCTGCGACCGGCGAGGAAAAAGCCGTCGTGATGATTCAGTGCCGGGAATCCGACCCTGCCCGGCGTCAGGAACTGACCGAACGCTTGAATCGAATCATCCGTGAAGAGTTGGGCATCGCCTGCGTTATCGAACTGGTGCCTCGGAACACCCTGATCCGCACGACATCCGGAAAACCGTCCCGTCACGGCACCCGAAAGGTTTACCTGGAACAGATCGCCGCCCAATCGTCGTCCATAGGCAACACTCATGCCGCTGCCGCTCCCGGACAACGACAGGCTGTTTAG
- a CDS encoding ABC transporter ATP-binding protein, with the protein MRLPITFFRRYPGESLLTLLALLLAGVAEGFGMTMLLPLLGIAIGGPADAIEASPGQKPALEQTIIRLFELIGLSPTIGLLLAVFVLCIMMKAALLLIANKRVGYMVSRVATDLRLDLIRALFTTRWEYYVHQPIGRFTNAFATEARRSADAYLYGIRIMAQALQAAVYTVVALMVARQETLTTLLAGFVILFALRHLVKKAKTAGNRQTQLLKSLLSQLTDTLQSIKPLKAMARENLADAVLQTRTRRLNKALRKQVFSEEALKALQEPLITLFLGFGLYAALVWWEMPMATVIVMIFMLIKILKALQKAQKEYQSMVIAESAYWSLWSKIEEARREKEHHTGSLTPVLEEGIRIENVSFGYGDRFVLKDLSMSFPMGSFSAIIGPSGAGKTTVVDLITGLLTPREGTIWIDDMPLTAADIKAWRRMIGYVPQETLLLHDTVMVNVTLGDPAFDEKDAQRALSEAGAWGFVAEMPAGIHTVVGERGARLSGGQRQRITIARALVHRPRLMILDEATSALDPASEAEICQTLRQLKGRLTILAISHQTALLEAADRAYRLHMGMAELLATPDEKKTLRYPQNHRQGGPASEKMR; encoded by the coding sequence ATGCGTTTACCGATCACTTTTTTCCGGCGTTATCCCGGCGAAAGCCTCCTGACCCTCCTTGCCCTTCTCCTGGCCGGCGTTGCCGAAGGCTTCGGGATGACAATGCTGTTGCCGCTTCTGGGGATCGCCATAGGCGGTCCCGCCGATGCGATCGAGGCGTCGCCGGGTCAAAAACCCGCACTGGAACAGACGATCATCCGGTTATTCGAACTTATCGGCCTTTCCCCCACGATCGGTCTTCTGTTGGCCGTTTTCGTTTTGTGCATCATGATGAAAGCCGCTCTCCTGCTCATAGCCAACAAAAGGGTCGGATACATGGTCTCCCGGGTGGCGACGGATCTTCGGCTCGATCTGATTCGCGCGCTCTTCACGACCCGGTGGGAATATTACGTCCATCAACCCATCGGGCGTTTTACCAATGCGTTCGCCACCGAAGCCCGGCGGTCTGCCGACGCCTATCTTTACGGCATCCGAATCATGGCCCAGGCCCTGCAAGCCGCAGTCTACACCGTCGTGGCCCTGATGGTGGCACGGCAGGAAACCCTGACGACCCTGTTGGCCGGTTTCGTCATCCTTTTCGCGCTTCGGCATCTGGTCAAAAAAGCCAAAACGGCCGGCAACCGTCAGACGCAGCTGCTCAAATCACTGCTGTCCCAGCTGACGGATACGCTCCAGTCCATCAAACCCTTGAAGGCCATGGCTCGTGAAAACCTTGCCGATGCGGTGTTGCAGACCCGAACCCGACGCCTCAACAAGGCGCTCCGGAAGCAGGTTTTCAGTGAAGAGGCCTTGAAGGCCCTCCAGGAACCCTTGATAACCCTTTTTCTGGGCTTCGGACTCTATGCCGCGCTGGTCTGGTGGGAGATGCCCATGGCCACCGTCATCGTCATGATCTTCATGCTGATCAAGATCCTGAAGGCTCTTCAAAAGGCCCAGAAAGAGTACCAGTCCATGGTGATCGCCGAAAGCGCCTACTGGTCCCTCTGGTCAAAAATCGAAGAAGCCCGTCGGGAAAAGGAGCATCATACCGGATCTCTCACCCCGGTTCTGGAAGAGGGGATCCGTATCGAGAACGTCAGCTTTGGTTACGGGGACCGGTTTGTCCTGAAAGATCTGTCAATGTCATTTCCCATGGGATCGTTTTCGGCAATCATCGGCCCCTCGGGGGCCGGCAAGACGACGGTCGTGGATCTGATCACCGGTCTCCTGACCCCCAGGGAAGGCACCATATGGATCGACGACATGCCCTTGACTGCGGCGGACATCAAGGCATGGCGTCGGATGATCGGATATGTGCCCCAGGAGACGTTGCTCCTGCACGATACGGTGATGGTCAATGTCACCCTGGGCGACCCGGCATTCGATGAGAAAGACGCCCAACGCGCCCTCAGCGAGGCGGGCGCTTGGGGATTTGTCGCTGAAATGCCCGCCGGGATCCACACTGTCGTGGGCGAACGGGGCGCCCGCCTGTCAGGGGGACAGCGACAGCGGATCACCATTGCGAGGGCCCTGGTGCACCGTCCCCGGCTGATGATCCTGGACGAGGCCACCAGCGCCCTGGATCCCGCCTCGGAAGCCGAGATATGCCAAACCCTGCGACAGTTGAAAGGACGCCTCACCATCCTGGCGATCTCTCATCAGACCGCCCTCCTCGAGGCGGCGGACCGTGCCTACCGGCTCCACATGGGGATGGCCGAACTGCTGGCGACGCCGGATGAGAAAAAGACGCTTCGATACCCACAGAACCATCGCCAGGGCGGGCCGGCATCAGAAAAAATGAGATGA
- a CDS encoding CDP-alcohol phosphatidyltransferase family protein → MNASAMDLFLCFVGKTTVRIWGLTPRRRIFRVLSAAGFHPVEVDPADLRECAAVLLFRGDYLIDDRLVKQLARTRDTMLQIDDGGRSIPVAAHVSAGLATRISEYIETGAEDPSIRELRIETPESLSLSFQAGLLKFDPPFVLQVSAERRHALERRLFDWSYKGVTDVITKWVWPVPARWTVGCCVRWGIRPNHVTAAGLVLVVLAGGLFACGQYGWGLVAGWLMTFLDTVDGKLARVTVASSRFGHYFDHLIDLIHPPVWYMLWGIGLTTDQGGSMGVSMTALLWLIVVGYASGRLAEGLFQWVLGQFGIFCWRPVDSFFRLVTARRNPNLFLLTMSVLAGRPEIGLLSVAVWTVVTSLFLWMRLVWAAGTRIRRGPLVSWFTDADRHRYDRTLAWRLFTGRTTG, encoded by the coding sequence ATGAATGCATCGGCTATGGACCTGTTCCTCTGTTTTGTCGGAAAAACCACCGTTCGTATCTGGGGGCTGACGCCTCGTCGGCGAATCTTTCGTGTGCTGTCGGCTGCGGGATTCCATCCCGTTGAGGTCGATCCTGCCGACCTTCGGGAATGCGCCGCCGTGTTGCTGTTTCGGGGTGACTACCTGATCGACGACCGCCTTGTCAAACAACTGGCCCGGACCCGGGACACGATGCTGCAGATCGACGACGGCGGACGATCTATTCCGGTGGCGGCCCATGTGTCCGCCGGCCTTGCCACCCGAATCTCCGAATATATTGAAACCGGAGCTGAAGATCCGTCGATCCGCGAGCTTCGGATCGAGACGCCGGAAAGCCTCTCCCTCTCGTTTCAGGCCGGCCTCCTCAAATTTGATCCCCCCTTCGTGCTGCAGGTATCGGCGGAGCGGCGACACGCTCTTGAGCGTCGGCTTTTCGACTGGTCTTATAAGGGCGTCACCGATGTCATCACGAAATGGGTCTGGCCTGTTCCGGCCCGATGGACGGTTGGCTGTTGCGTCCGATGGGGGATCCGGCCAAACCATGTCACCGCGGCCGGTCTCGTGCTGGTCGTGCTGGCCGGAGGGCTGTTTGCCTGCGGCCAGTACGGCTGGGGTCTCGTTGCCGGGTGGCTGATGACCTTTCTGGATACCGTGGATGGAAAGCTGGCGCGGGTCACCGTGGCATCCAGCCGTTTCGGCCATTATTTCGACCATTTGATCGATTTGATCCATCCGCCGGTATGGTACATGCTTTGGGGCATTGGATTGACGACCGACCAGGGAGGGTCCATGGGGGTTTCGATGACGGCCCTGTTATGGCTCATCGTGGTCGGATACGCGTCGGGACGTCTTGCGGAGGGCCTTTTTCAATGGGTTCTTGGACAATTCGGCATTTTCTGCTGGCGGCCTGTGGACTCCTTTTTCCGCCTCGTGACGGCGCGAAGGAACCCGAACCTGTTTCTGCTCACCATGTCCGTCCTGGCGGGCCGCCCGGAGATCGGACTTTTGAGTGTGGCCGTCTGGACGGTAGTGACGAGTCTTTTCCTGTGGATGCGTCTGGTGTGGGCGGCAGGGACGAGAATACGGCGGGGGCCCCTGGTATCCTGGTTCACGGACGCGGATCGACATCGGTACGACAGGACACTTGCCTGGCGGCTTTTCACCGGCCGTACCACGGGATAA